One genomic window of Leptospira perdikensis includes the following:
- a CDS encoding adenylosuccinate synthase, giving the protein MPANLVVGAQWGDEGKAKVIDYLSKDTDIIVRYQGGANAGHTVVVGGKKYIFHLVPSGIIYDNTTCVIGNGVVLDPEYFLKECADLESHGFRVKEKVLISDSCHILLPYHRLIDEAREAGSSPERKIGTTKKGIGMCYADKMLRNGVRAGDLLDKDLLKRKLTHILEVKNQELVKYYDLEPVNITEMYDFLLDFADKMGKNIVNTVYYLNSELQKGKRVLLEGAQGTGLDIDFGTYPYVTSSNPTTGGALAGSGVSFRYLQDVIGITKAYATRVGEGPFPSEILGEAGDVLRKLGGEYGSTTGRPRRCGWFDVQMIKHAVTVNGINSLVLTKIDVLSHYESIPVVVGYEYKGKKLDFFPSQGLEDVKPLFAEFKGWKDDISGINSFSKLPPLCQSYIKSLQELVHTKIGIVSTGPDREHTIIMD; this is encoded by the coding sequence ATGCCTGCAAATTTAGTTGTCGGAGCACAATGGGGTGATGAGGGAAAGGCAAAGGTAATCGATTACCTTTCTAAAGATACAGATATCATTGTTCGATACCAAGGTGGTGCGAACGCAGGTCATACTGTGGTAGTAGGCGGAAAAAAATATATTTTTCATTTAGTACCTTCTGGAATCATCTATGACAATACTACTTGTGTGATTGGAAATGGAGTGGTTCTTGATCCTGAGTATTTCCTAAAGGAATGTGCCGATTTGGAGTCTCATGGATTTCGGGTGAAGGAGAAAGTTCTTATCAGTGATTCTTGTCATATTCTTTTGCCATATCATCGTTTGATTGATGAAGCAAGAGAAGCCGGTTCCTCTCCAGAAAGGAAGATTGGAACGACTAAAAAAGGAATTGGAATGTGTTACGCAGACAAAATGTTACGTAACGGAGTCCGCGCAGGTGACCTTTTAGACAAAGACCTTCTCAAACGAAAACTCACTCATATTTTGGAAGTCAAAAACCAAGAACTCGTAAAATACTATGATTTAGAGCCAGTTAACATCACTGAAATGTATGATTTCCTTTTGGACTTCGCGGATAAAATGGGAAAAAACATTGTGAACACAGTGTACTACCTAAATTCGGAATTACAAAAAGGAAAACGAGTGCTTTTGGAAGGTGCACAAGGTACTGGACTTGATATCGATTTTGGAACTTATCCTTATGTAACAAGCTCTAATCCGACAACTGGCGGAGCTCTTGCCGGCTCCGGGGTAAGTTTCAGATACTTACAGGACGTAATTGGAATTACCAAAGCCTATGCTACAAGAGTGGGAGAAGGTCCTTTTCCGTCTGAGATTTTGGGTGAAGCTGGCGACGTCTTGCGCAAGTTAGGTGGCGAGTATGGTTCGACCACGGGAAGACCTAGGCGATGTGGTTGGTTTGATGTACAAATGATCAAACATGCTGTCACAGTTAACGGTATCAACTCTCTTGTTCTTACCAAAATTGATGTACTCAGTCATTATGAGTCCATTCCCGTTGTTGTTGGTTATGAATACAAAGGTAAGAAGTTAGATTTTTTCCCATCTCAAGGATTAGAGGACGTCAAACCGTTGTTTGCTGAGTTCAAAGGTTGGAAGGATGATATTTCTGGGATCAATTCATTCTCTAAATTACCACCACTTTGCCAGTCGTACATTAAGTCCTTACAGGAATTGGTACATACTAAGATTGGTATTGTGTCGACGGGACCGGATCGTGAACATACGATCATCATGGACTAA
- a CDS encoding heme exporter protein CcmB — protein sequence MLLTLLKKEFYLIGRSLGGIVSLLTLSISVVFIFYTSIEVNEMLSERSIRGVKWAIIFLLNFVIVSQSLWEERESMGWEASLSFVSPISLYLAKSLAIWFCTILVNACLVLVLSVFFQNMTVDRYFGEWLFANLGSGCLVFLGVSLGLIAFESRLKEIIIPLLQLPFSIPLFLFGLEAEHRYWLEPGFYLPSVGLLLFFMLFYATLGSVMIEILRNER from the coding sequence TTGTTACTCACCTTACTTAAAAAAGAATTTTATCTGATTGGTCGTTCTCTTGGGGGAATTGTTTCCCTTCTCACTTTGAGTATCTCCGTGGTTTTTATTTTTTATACCTCAATCGAAGTGAACGAGATGTTATCTGAACGGAGCATTCGCGGAGTCAAATGGGCCATTATTTTTTTGCTCAACTTTGTGATTGTAAGCCAAAGCCTTTGGGAAGAACGCGAGTCCATGGGATGGGAAGCAAGTCTTTCGTTTGTGAGCCCCATTTCTCTTTATTTAGCAAAATCACTCGCCATTTGGTTTTGTACGATTTTAGTGAACGCGTGCCTTGTTCTCGTCCTTTCTGTTTTTTTTCAAAACATGACTGTGGACCGGTACTTCGGGGAGTGGTTATTTGCTAATTTGGGGAGTGGTTGTTTGGTTTTTCTTGGAGTCTCTCTTGGCCTCATTGCTTTCGAAAGCCGCCTAAAAGAAATCATCATTCCTTTGTTGCAACTTCCCTTTTCCATCCCACTTTTCCTTTTTGGATTGGAGGCAGAACATAGGTATTGGCTGGAACCAGGGTTTTACCTACCTTCCGTAGGTTTACTTTTGTTTTTTATGTTATTTTATGCAACTCTTGGTTCGGTGATGATTGAGATTCTAAGGAATGAGCGTTAA
- a CDS encoding hydroxymethylglutaryl-CoA lyase yields the protein MEQIKITEVGPRDGLQNEKTILSTQDKFEFVSRLVESGLQHIELTSFVRKDRIPQMADAIELAGLVLPKFQSQVQFSCLTPNTKGYEGAKESGFTEVAVFTATSETFTKKNINMSIEESLDFFKPIFTEAKSDGIKVRGYISTVISCPYEGKIKPERTLEIAERLLDAGVYEISLGETIGVAVPTEVESLLNVLLKKIPKVYLAGHFHDTYGMAIANIKQALTMGIRSFDSSSGGLGGCPYAKGAAGNVATEDLVYFLHKEGYTTGIQLDSLIEASRFMEERIGRKLSSRTYIAMKNAD from the coding sequence TTGGAACAAATTAAAATCACGGAAGTGGGACCAAGAGATGGACTACAAAACGAAAAAACCATTCTCTCCACTCAGGATAAATTCGAATTCGTATCTCGTCTAGTAGAAAGCGGCCTCCAACATATAGAACTCACTTCTTTTGTCAGAAAGGATCGTATTCCGCAAATGGCTGATGCCATCGAACTTGCAGGCCTCGTCCTTCCTAAATTCCAGAGCCAAGTCCAATTTTCTTGCCTGACTCCGAATACCAAAGGGTATGAAGGAGCGAAAGAATCTGGATTTACGGAAGTTGCAGTATTTACGGCAACCTCAGAAACATTCACGAAAAAAAATATCAATATGTCCATCGAAGAGAGTTTGGATTTTTTTAAACCTATCTTCACGGAAGCAAAATCCGATGGAATCAAAGTAAGAGGTTATATCTCAACGGTGATATCCTGTCCCTATGAAGGTAAAATCAAACCAGAACGAACGCTAGAGATCGCCGAACGATTGTTAGATGCAGGGGTTTACGAAATCTCTTTGGGTGAAACGATTGGCGTTGCCGTACCCACAGAGGTTGAATCACTTTTGAATGTTCTACTCAAAAAAATTCCAAAGGTTTACCTAGCAGGTCATTTCCATGATACCTACGGTATGGCGATCGCCAATATCAAACAAGCTCTCACTATGGGAATTCGTAGCTTTGATAGTTCTTCTGGTGGGCTCGGAGGTTGTCCTTACGCCAAAGGTGCAGCAGGTAATGTAGCCACGGAAGATTTAGTTTATTTTCTTCACAAAGAAGGTTATACAACGGGAATCCAACTCGACTCTCTAATCGAAGCTAGTCGGTTTATGGAAGAAAGGATTGGAAGAAAACTTTCCTCAAGAACTTATATCGCAATGAAAAATGCCGATTGA
- a CDS encoding phosphoribosylaminoimidazolesuccinocarboxamide synthase: MIPVPTYKGKVRDVYDLGDSLLLVATDRISAFDVVFEEPVLDKGKILTRISTAWFRFFPEIQNHLITDDVSKFPSPFQNEESLRGRSVLVKKAKRIDFECVVRGYLTGSAWKEYKTDGTIAQVKYPQGILESYKFETPIFTPARKNDSGHDENVSEGTMEAEVGEELFSQLKNLSLQLYNKAHDLMAKQGILLCDTKFEFGLIDGKPILIDEILTPDSSRYWDGSTYELGKTPASFDKQILRNWLESTDWDKNPPAPALPESLILELRKKYLELEDKITLCLSQK, from the coding sequence ATGATTCCGGTTCCTACTTATAAAGGTAAAGTTCGAGATGTTTATGATTTGGGGGATTCACTTCTCCTTGTAGCGACAGATCGAATCTCTGCATTTGATGTCGTTTTTGAAGAACCAGTTTTGGATAAGGGCAAAATCCTAACTCGAATCTCCACTGCTTGGTTTCGTTTTTTTCCTGAAATTCAAAACCATTTGATCACAGACGATGTTTCTAAATTTCCAAGCCCCTTTCAAAATGAAGAATCCCTTCGCGGTCGTTCGGTTCTTGTAAAAAAGGCCAAACGAATTGATTTTGAATGTGTGGTTCGGGGATACTTAACCGGATCTGCTTGGAAGGAATACAAAACGGATGGAACCATCGCCCAAGTCAAATATCCCCAAGGAATCCTTGAGTCTTACAAGTTTGAAACTCCCATCTTTACACCGGCCAGGAAAAATGATTCCGGCCATGATGAAAATGTGAGTGAAGGCACAATGGAAGCGGAAGTTGGCGAAGAACTGTTTTCCCAGCTAAAAAATCTTTCCTTGCAACTCTACAACAAAGCCCACGACCTTATGGCCAAACAAGGAATCCTCCTTTGTGATACAAAATTTGAATTTGGACTAATTGACGGAAAACCCATCTTAATTGATGAAATCCTGACCCCGGATTCTTCCCGGTATTGGGACGGCAGCACCTACGAACTCGGAAAAACGCCTGCCAGTTTTGATAAACAAATTCTCAGGAATTGGCTCGAATCCACGGATTGGGACAAAAATCCTCCCGCTCCCGCTTTGCCCGAATCCTTGATCCTAGAACTACGTAAAAAATACTTGGAATTGGAAGATAAAATCACGCTATGTTTGTCGCAAAAATAA
- a CDS encoding TIGR02757 family protein yields the protein MPIDSKLLHSKLEDLKKKYQKITYLDTDPICFPKQYKNPLDIEIISFISCLYAYGNVKSIQGFLKPIFAGLGPSPFQTLKESGELFQTFLKGLNVYRFQTKKDNQVFFQTLARVLNEMEPKSPLLESKFLDPNQGEFQEVISLQRFQSFWEMELKKTNGNKTLTYGLQFLIGKSTSKSPKKRLSLFLRWMVRSSYPDFGIYQKIKPNQIPFPLDVHIQKLIQILGITTRKSFGSKEAYLIKDFFLKLNPDDPLLYDFYLTRVGIIEKCKAEYQKGVCENCYLNEVCLVVPRGIEPRLQG from the coding sequence ATGCCGATTGATTCAAAACTCCTCCATTCAAAACTAGAAGACCTTAAAAAAAAATACCAAAAGATTACCTATCTCGATACCGATCCCATTTGTTTTCCCAAACAATACAAAAACCCATTGGATATCGAGATCATTTCTTTTATCTCCTGTCTTTATGCCTATGGGAATGTCAAAAGTATCCAAGGGTTTTTAAAACCGATATTTGCCGGACTTGGACCCTCTCCTTTTCAAACTTTGAAAGAATCCGGGGAATTATTTCAAACCTTTCTGAAAGGATTAAATGTCTATCGTTTTCAAACTAAAAAGGACAACCAAGTTTTCTTTCAAACCTTAGCACGAGTTCTCAATGAAATGGAGCCCAAGTCCCCACTCCTCGAATCGAAATTTTTAGATCCGAATCAGGGTGAATTCCAGGAAGTAATCTCCCTCCAAAGGTTTCAAAGTTTTTGGGAAATGGAACTAAAGAAAACGAATGGAAATAAGACCCTCACCTACGGCCTTCAATTTTTAATCGGTAAGTCCACCTCAAAGTCTCCCAAAAAACGACTCTCTCTATTTTTGAGATGGATGGTGCGATCCTCCTATCCTGATTTTGGAATTTATCAAAAGATAAAACCAAACCAGATTCCTTTTCCTTTGGATGTTCATATTCAAAAGTTAATTCAAATTTTAGGAATCACAACACGTAAAAGTTTTGGATCAAAAGAGGCTTATCTCATAAAAGATTTTTTTCTGAAACTAAATCCCGACGATCCGTTGTTATATGACTTTTATTTAACGAGAGTGGGAATCATTGAAAAATGCAAAGCAGAGTATCAGAAAGGTGTTTGTGAAAATTGTTATTTGAATGAGGTTTGTTTGGTAGTGCCACGGGGAATTGAACCCCGATTGCAAGGATGA
- the purS gene encoding phosphoribosylformylglycinamidine synthase subunit PurS: MFVAKINVTLKESVLDPQGQTVLRTLHDQGKTSISDLRVGKYIEMKITASSQSDAETSAKEICESLLVNQVIETYRLVVEKV, translated from the coding sequence ATGTTTGTCGCAAAAATAAACGTTACCCTCAAAGAATCGGTTCTTGACCCACAAGGCCAGACCGTTCTCCGCACCCTTCATGACCAAGGGAAAACTTCTATCTCTGATCTAAGAGTGGGAAAATACATCGAAATGAAAATTACTGCCAGTTCCCAATCGGATGCAGAAACCTCTGCCAAAGAAATTTGTGAATCCTTACTTGTGAACCAAGTGATTGAGACTTACCGGTTGGTTGTGGAGAAGGTATGA
- a CDS encoding PP2C family protein-serine/threonine phosphatase, whose product MAEVESIHTILIVDDVPENVELLKYLLQQEGFKTYTAYSAEEARLVLLNTAIDTLLLDVNMPVQDGFSFCRELRTMDQFKLLPILFITSIEREVGFQEAMKNGGDDFINKPFNKRELVAKIHSVIRLKDLQDELYRQKSKYEKELQTARRVQDQLIPEKSFIWNGIKAQTLFHPYLQIGGDFVDSWIEEKKLHIVIADCSGHGPSAALIGAMFKMQLFNLVATMGLRERVEHLRKNMELVLPEDYAITFCYAIIDQELKLSYINGGHPAPIVYIDGETKFLKGMSPMIMGINFTANDEVQTVQLKSGSLFFMYTDGASEAMNSQSEYITEEGMKEIFHESVKSGTDILQAVQSKILEFCGASTPSDDMAMVCIQL is encoded by the coding sequence ATGGCAGAAGTTGAATCCATTCATACCATCTTGATTGTGGATGATGTTCCCGAAAATGTGGAACTTTTGAAATACCTCTTACAACAAGAAGGATTCAAGACTTATACGGCTTATTCAGCGGAAGAGGCGCGACTTGTTCTTTTAAACACTGCAATTGATACACTTCTGTTAGATGTCAACATGCCCGTTCAGGATGGTTTTTCTTTTTGTCGCGAACTTCGGACTATGGATCAGTTCAAACTTCTTCCTATTCTTTTCATCACCTCCATCGAAAGAGAAGTTGGTTTCCAGGAAGCGATGAAAAACGGCGGGGATGATTTTATCAACAAACCATTCAATAAAAGAGAATTAGTTGCTAAAATCCATTCCGTCATCCGTTTGAAAGACTTACAAGACGAGTTGTACAGACAAAAAAGTAAATACGAAAAAGAATTACAAACAGCAAGACGGGTTCAAGACCAACTCATTCCTGAAAAAAGTTTTATTTGGAATGGAATCAAAGCACAAACCTTGTTCCATCCTTATTTACAAATTGGTGGTGACTTTGTTGATTCCTGGATTGAGGAAAAAAAACTTCATATAGTCATCGCTGATTGTTCAGGACATGGACCAAGTGCAGCACTCATCGGTGCGATGTTTAAAATGCAATTATTCAACTTGGTAGCGACTATGGGTTTACGGGAACGAGTAGAACATTTACGAAAAAACATGGAGTTAGTACTTCCAGAAGACTATGCCATTACTTTTTGTTATGCGATTATTGATCAGGAACTAAAACTTTCTTATATCAATGGGGGGCATCCTGCACCTATTGTTTATATCGACGGTGAAACCAAGTTTTTAAAAGGTATGAGTCCTATGATTATGGGGATCAACTTCACCGCAAACGATGAAGTACAAACCGTACAACTAAAAAGTGGGTCGTTGTTTTTTATGTACACGGACGGCGCTAGTGAAGCGATGAATTCCCAATCCGAATACATTACGGAAGAGGGAATGAAAGAAATCTTTCATGAGTCTGTAAAGTCGGGAACGGATATTTTGCAGGCAGTTCAAAGTAAAATTTTAGAATTCTGCGGGGCTTCGACTCCGAGTGATGATATGGCTATGGTGTGTATACAGTTATGA
- a CDS encoding ATP phosphoribosyltransferase regulatory subunit encodes MNQKNKSISSEQKWIPDGFHFLGPEESKNRRILLQTFSELFEREGYSEISLPSFDYSNSFRSHLDHGVESLLVAKDWDGNELSPGVDLTLQVVKGMAARSHWEENQNVFYFARKIRDHKKRNASRREILQIGVESLGKSDTNQIVSQIQILKKLWMLSVPKVPFTIVFGHSSFFRTVLEILGWNEEQTKVLRQFLYTKNVQELISLAARENTKESHMQMIQLLLRPIPVVEIAKFKESLHQILEPGEWEKLKGDLESITNFFTEWGKGADGVPSIWDPSLVRDLSYYTGFMFQGYVAGDPEPVFAGGVYNELYESFTGIGKDACGFALHLDSIEELINKVK; translated from the coding sequence ATGAATCAAAAAAACAAATCAATTTCCTCGGAACAAAAATGGATTCCCGATGGATTTCATTTTTTAGGCCCCGAAGAAAGCAAAAACCGGCGGATTTTACTACAAACATTTTCGGAACTCTTTGAAAGAGAAGGGTATTCTGAAATCAGCCTTCCTTCCTTTGACTATTCGAATTCGTTTCGTTCCCATTTGGATCACGGAGTAGAAAGTTTGCTTGTGGCAAAAGACTGGGATGGGAATGAACTTTCTCCTGGTGTTGACCTAACACTACAAGTTGTGAAGGGAATGGCCGCAAGATCCCATTGGGAAGAGAATCAAAATGTATTTTACTTTGCTCGTAAAATTCGTGATCACAAAAAACGCAACGCATCCAGAAGAGAGATCTTACAAATTGGAGTGGAATCTTTAGGAAAAAGCGATACGAACCAAATTGTTTCCCAAATCCAAATATTAAAAAAACTTTGGATGTTATCAGTACCCAAAGTTCCTTTCACCATTGTTTTTGGTCATTCATCATTTTTTAGAACGGTTTTGGAAATCCTCGGATGGAATGAAGAACAAACAAAAGTTTTGCGCCAGTTTTTATACACAAAAAACGTACAAGAACTTATTTCTTTAGCAGCTAGAGAAAATACAAAAGAATCTCATATGCAGATGATCCAACTTTTGCTGCGACCAATTCCAGTGGTCGAAATTGCTAAATTCAAAGAATCCCTCCATCAGATTTTGGAACCTGGGGAATGGGAAAAACTGAAAGGGGATTTAGAATCCATCACTAACTTTTTTACAGAATGGGGAAAGGGGGCTGATGGTGTTCCGAGCATTTGGGATCCGTCGCTTGTTCGAGATCTTTCTTATTATACCGGGTTTATGTTTCAAGGTTATGTAGCGGGAGATCCCGAACCGGTATTTGCCGGTGGCGTTTACAATGAATTGTATGAGAGTTTTACTGGAATTGGCAAGGATGCCTGTGGTTTTGCCCTGCACCTGGATTCCATAGAAGAATTAATAAATAAAGTTAAATGA
- a CDS encoding ABC transporter ATP-binding protein, translated as MNQTLLETKALTINVGEKVLLREINLSFFQTGLVAVLGENGAGKSTLLKEIYHHSPSSAKWKWNQGKKKLAYLGHELGFYSSLSLEENLDYFAKLDEKAPDLEKQTKILEAFRLQKRIWDPIHTFSRGMKQKAAILRVLLSSADIILFDEPYTGLDADSSKIFTELLNLESKSRLILIVLHSIPEGLQCTSQLKMEKGGVFVTHLT; from the coding sequence ATGAACCAAACCCTTTTGGAAACAAAAGCGCTTACTATAAATGTCGGCGAAAAGGTCTTACTGAGAGAGATCAATCTTTCTTTTTTTCAGACCGGACTTGTCGCAGTGCTTGGAGAAAATGGAGCAGGGAAGTCCACTCTCCTTAAAGAAATTTACCACCATTCTCCGTCTTCTGCAAAATGGAAATGGAATCAGGGCAAAAAAAAACTCGCTTACCTTGGTCATGAACTTGGATTTTATTCCTCGCTCAGTTTAGAAGAAAATTTGGACTATTTCGCTAAGTTAGATGAGAAGGCACCCGATCTGGAGAAACAGACCAAAATTTTAGAAGCATTCCGATTGCAGAAACGAATTTGGGATCCCATTCATACTTTTTCTCGTGGTATGAAACAAAAGGCAGCCATCCTTCGAGTTTTACTTTCGTCTGCTGATATCATTCTTTTTGATGAACCTTATACGGGCCTTGATGCCGACTCTTCAAAAATCTTCACTGAACTTTTGAATCTCGAATCAAAATCCAGACTCATTCTAATTGTACTTCATTCCATACCGGAGGGATTGCAGTGTACCTCCCAGTTGAAGATGGAAAAGGGAGGTGTTTTTGTTACTCACCTTACTTAA
- the ccsA gene encoding cytochrome c biogenesis protein CcsA, with the protein MERKIRIFHPVFDIGFYLVVCTSLVFAVIVSLVYPNVILEQGLSHRIFYLHVPVAWVALYGPILSFLFSLVFLFTRNMLWDRLAFTANQLAFLFALGVLFSGPIWAYSAWGVPWDKTDARLQSFFILCISLVSYFIFRYLVPSKSKKAILSAYLSVLCAVSAILTWGAIRWIENPGNHPGSVLGKGGMDSDMKQSMWLGVIAFHFLFLFLFLVSNRSEKIQDIRSKLKSELD; encoded by the coding sequence ATGGAACGTAAGATTCGGATATTCCACCCTGTTTTCGACATCGGTTTTTATCTTGTTGTATGTACGTCACTTGTCTTTGCCGTGATCGTTTCGTTAGTTTATCCGAACGTCATTTTAGAGCAAGGCCTAAGCCACAGAATTTTTTATTTGCATGTGCCTGTCGCCTGGGTTGCGTTATATGGCCCAATTCTATCCTTTCTTTTTTCATTGGTATTTCTTTTTACACGAAATATGCTTTGGGATAGGCTTGCTTTCACTGCAAACCAACTTGCTTTTTTATTTGCCCTCGGTGTTTTATTTTCTGGACCCATTTGGGCATACAGTGCTTGGGGAGTGCCTTGGGATAAAACAGACGCTAGGTTGCAGTCTTTTTTTATTCTTTGTATTTCACTTGTGAGTTATTTTATTTTTCGTTATTTAGTTCCTTCAAAGTCCAAAAAAGCCATCCTTTCTGCTTACCTTTCTGTCCTTTGTGCGGTGAGTGCCATCCTTACCTGGGGTGCCATTCGTTGGATTGAAAACCCAGGAAACCACCCGGGTAGTGTTCTTGGAAAAGGTGGGATGGATTCAGATATGAAACAAAGTATGTGGCTCGGGGTCATCGCCTTCCACTTTCTGTTCCTTTTCCTTTTTCTTGTTTCCAACCGTAGCGAAAAAATCCAAGATATCAGATCCAAGCTGAAATCGGAACTGGACTAA
- a CDS encoding tetratricopeptide repeat protein, with translation MFFRSFSLALLFLFPTIIWGQKLIGNQEYPEILWGKDQEFDTSDFPNGSFIYHKEDFILARGKLFQGDPPKSNGSFSYGTETITNSGKWNNDTIEILLNGKPNVRAEVIKRLEAGIRFDPQFFPFRYNLGRLYSLEMKYEKALVEFEYAKAEMPEYFKTYLHIAILSEITRQVYYAIMNYKLAVEKNPYDTEALIRLADHYLATGLKNRALLYLNKALTIEEESPNVKLGFARLEMEKGNFHIAYKIFNRTTLSTAEGKPKPYDKKFHYYFAETASKVTDYETAEEEYTKMLSFTNDPFFATVSSKVITRRRDIAKKFAEAKRTQLDDSEEETTPPNE, from the coding sequence ATGTTCTTCCGTAGCTTCAGTCTCGCACTTCTGTTTTTATTTCCCACAATCATTTGGGGACAAAAACTCATAGGAAACCAGGAATATCCTGAGATCCTATGGGGTAAAGACCAGGAGTTTGATACATCCGATTTTCCAAACGGTTCTTTTATCTATCACAAAGAAGACTTCATTTTGGCTCGAGGAAAACTCTTCCAGGGGGACCCACCTAAATCCAATGGAAGTTTTAGTTATGGAACAGAAACCATCACCAATTCAGGGAAATGGAATAACGATACCATTGAAATTTTACTGAATGGAAAACCAAATGTTCGAGCAGAGGTCATCAAACGTCTAGAAGCTGGGATTCGTTTTGATCCCCAATTTTTCCCCTTCCGTTATAATTTGGGAAGATTGTATTCACTGGAGATGAAGTATGAAAAAGCTCTCGTGGAATTTGAATACGCTAAAGCGGAAATGCCTGAGTATTTTAAGACCTACTTACACATCGCAATCCTATCCGAAATCACAAGGCAAGTTTATTATGCGATTATGAATTACAAACTGGCAGTGGAAAAAAATCCCTATGATACGGAAGCTCTCATTCGTCTTGCTGATCATTATCTGGCTACAGGACTCAAAAACCGCGCCCTTCTTTATTTAAACAAAGCCCTCACCATTGAAGAAGAAAGTCCGAATGTCAAATTAGGATTTGCAAGGCTTGAAATGGAAAAGGGAAATTTCCACATTGCTTACAAAATCTTCAATCGAACAACACTCTCAACTGCGGAAGGAAAACCAAAACCTTACGATAAAAAATTTCATTATTATTTTGCAGAAACAGCGTCCAAAGTAACAGACTATGAAACGGCAGAAGAAGAATACACAAAGATGTTAAGTTTCACCAATGACCCCTTCTTTGCTACAGTCTCTTCCAAAGTGATAACAAGAAGGCGAGACATCGCTAAAAAATTTGCTGAGGCCAAACGAACTCAGTTAGATGATTCAGAAGAAGAAACAACTCCGCCAAACGAATGA
- a CDS encoding ABC transporter ATP-binding protein: MFTLKNISVKIGTRSLLKDINLSAESKQITGLVGKSGSGKSTLFRLALGLLDPADGYEWAGSLLWNGEQLPAKQNPKVQPVFQDPFASFSHLGTMFELLLEPARIKHQYFLSNQTKQNEWEKIGTFCERLDLSKDLLKKTKQELSGGQLQRFAILRALLTKPEYLLLDEPVTALDVLVQKKIAEELKQINKTENLGMFIVSHDLGFLSYMCDQIFVLDEGQIVESGEPEKVLAHPKSQLLKSLLAARDHSFGGVVSSSESSN; this comes from the coding sequence ATGTTTACTCTTAAAAATATTTCTGTCAAAATCGGCACTCGTTCTTTGTTAAAGGATATCAATCTCTCCGCCGAGTCTAAACAAATTACTGGCCTTGTAGGTAAATCAGGTTCTGGAAAGTCCACCTTGTTCCGATTGGCATTGGGGCTTTTGGATCCCGCGGATGGATATGAATGGGCTGGGTCGCTTTTATGGAATGGGGAACAACTACCAGCAAAACAAAATCCCAAAGTCCAACCGGTTTTCCAGGATCCTTTTGCCAGTTTTTCTCACTTAGGGACTATGTTCGAATTGTTACTAGAACCTGCGCGTATCAAACATCAGTATTTTTTGAGTAATCAAACAAAACAAAATGAATGGGAAAAAATTGGAACTTTTTGTGAAAGATTAGATCTTTCTAAAGATTTATTAAAAAAAACAAAACAAGAGTTAAGTGGTGGTCAGCTGCAGCGTTTTGCAATCTTGCGAGCGTTACTTACAAAGCCAGAGTATTTACTTTTGGATGAACCTGTTACTGCTTTGGACGTGCTTGTTCAAAAAAAAATTGCTGAAGAACTGAAACAAATCAACAAAACTGAAAATCTAGGAATGTTCATTGTATCTCATGATTTAGGTTTTTTATCTTATATGTGTGATCAGATTTTTGTTTTGGATGAGGGTCAGATTGTAGAGTCTGGTGAACCTGAAAAAGTTTTAGCTCATCCGAAATCGCAATTATTAAAAAGTTTACTCGCAGCAAGAGATCATTCGTTTGGCGGAGTTGTTTCTTCTTCTGAATCATCTAACTGA